One segment of Clavelina lepadiformis chromosome 2, kaClaLepa1.1, whole genome shotgun sequence DNA contains the following:
- the LOC143446441 gene encoding phospholipase B1, membrane-associated-like isoform X2, which yields MLLPFVCLYLFFAAFAHGKILESEAQWLEKLQQLQKVSKSHAKPFSFQKSTGISDFDVTLTCPKPTSVHKLRPSDIDVVGAMGDSITAGFGIEATTAAGIAIENRGLSWTIGGEESLETSLTIPNILRKFKPDVKGYSIGRNIDPANQTDFWFNVAVGGARSRDMPEQARNLIQKMKNDSRISFEEDWKLISIFIGGNDLCALNRDESSSPENYVKTLKESLDILHDQVPRALVNLIEILEIYLLPQVPDGFGASPSCKVLQTTFCNYVVTANETETEHIRKQNKLYQSLAQDLIDSGVYDTKDDFSVVIQPFFRDSVLPYTEDGQVDATFFAPDCFHFSSKGHAMGALNLWNNMLEPVGQKTTKWGIKNLKCPTEEAPYIYTSKNSRGEAGINRPCLIKLFVFCFISICLQL from the exons ATGTTGCTGCCTTTCGTATGCCTGTATCTGTTCTTTGCAGCTTTTGCTCACGGTAAAATTCTCG AGTCCGAAGCACAATGGCTGGAAAAACTACAACAACTTCAAAAGGTCTCAAAGTctcatgcaaaa CCTTTCAGTTTCCAGAAGTCAACAGGGATTTCTGACTTTGACGTTACTCTTACTTGTCCAAAGCCTACGTCTg TTCACAAACTTCGTCCCAGTGATATCGATGTAGTTGGGGCGATGGGTGACTCCATTACA GCAGGGTTTGGCATCGAGGCAACAACTGCAGCAGGCATAGCGATAGAAAATCGTGGTCTATCTTGGACTATAGGAGGAGAAGAAAGTCTTGAGACATCATTAACAATACCAA ATATTCTTCGAAAATTCAAACCTGATGTGAAAGGTTATTCCATCGGACGGAACATAGATCCTGCAAACCAAACAGATTTTTGGTTCAACGTTGCCGTTGGAGGAGCTCGATCTCG AGATATGCCAGAACAGGCCCGcaatttaatacaaaaaatgaaaaacgatTCC AGAATTAGTTTTGAGGAAGATTGGAAgttgatttcaattttcattggAGGAAATGACTTGTGCGCTTTGAACAGAGATGAAAGTTCTTCTCCGGAAAATTACGTAAAAACCTTGAAAGAGAGTCTTGACATTTTGCATGATCAG GTACCACGAGCGTTGGTGAATCTGATAGAAATTCTAGAAATTTATCTACTTCCTCAAGTACCTGATGGGTTTGGGGCTTCTCCTAGTTGCAAAGTGCTCCAGACCACTTTTTGCAACTACGTAGTGACAGCAAATGAAACAGAGACGGAACACAtacgaaaacaaaacaaattgtatCAG AGTCTTGCGCAAGACTTAATAGATAGCGGTGTATATGACACAAAAGACGATTTCAGCGTTGTTATTCAGCCATTCTTTCGAGATTCTGTGCTGCCTTATACagaa GACGGACAAGTTGATGCAACCTTTTTCGCTCCCGATTGCTTTCACTTTAGCTCAAAAGGACACGCAATGGGAGCATTGAATCTGTGGAATAACATG CTGGAACCCGTGGggcaaaaaacaacaaaatgggGCATCAAAAACTTAAAGTGCCCTACTGAG GAAGCCCCATATATATACACAAGCAAGAACAGCAGAGGAGAAGCAGGAATTAACAGACCATGTCTTATAAAGCTCTTTGTTTTTTGCTTCATAAGCATATGTTTGCAGCTGTGA
- the LOC143446441 gene encoding phospholipase B1, membrane-associated-like isoform X1 yields MDYNEKKSNIHSMTKRSSIPNGPFIYLFLEQSEAQWLEKLQQLQKVSKSHAKPFSFQKSTGISDFDVTLTCPKPTSVHKLRPSDIDVVGAMGDSITAGFGIEATTAAGIAIENRGLSWTIGGEESLETSLTIPNILRKFKPDVKGYSIGRNIDPANQTDFWFNVAVGGARSRDMPEQARNLIQKMKNDSRISFEEDWKLISIFIGGNDLCALNRDESSSPENYVKTLKESLDILHDQVPRALVNLIEILEIYLLPQVPDGFGASPSCKVLQTTFCNYVVTANETETEHIRKQNKLYQSLAQDLIDSGVYDTKDDFSVVIQPFFRDSVLPYTEDGQVDATFFAPDCFHFSSKGHAMGALNLWNNMLEPVGQKTTKWGIKNLKCPTEEAPYIYTSKNSRGEAGINRPCLIKLFVFCFISICLQL; encoded by the exons ATGGATTACAATGAAAAGAAGAGTAATATTCATTCCATGACCAAACGGTCATCGATTCCGAACGGGCCGtttatatacttatttttAGAAC AGTCCGAAGCACAATGGCTGGAAAAACTACAACAACTTCAAAAGGTCTCAAAGTctcatgcaaaa CCTTTCAGTTTCCAGAAGTCAACAGGGATTTCTGACTTTGACGTTACTCTTACTTGTCCAAAGCCTACGTCTg TTCACAAACTTCGTCCCAGTGATATCGATGTAGTTGGGGCGATGGGTGACTCCATTACA GCAGGGTTTGGCATCGAGGCAACAACTGCAGCAGGCATAGCGATAGAAAATCGTGGTCTATCTTGGACTATAGGAGGAGAAGAAAGTCTTGAGACATCATTAACAATACCAA ATATTCTTCGAAAATTCAAACCTGATGTGAAAGGTTATTCCATCGGACGGAACATAGATCCTGCAAACCAAACAGATTTTTGGTTCAACGTTGCCGTTGGAGGAGCTCGATCTCG AGATATGCCAGAACAGGCCCGcaatttaatacaaaaaatgaaaaacgatTCC AGAATTAGTTTTGAGGAAGATTGGAAgttgatttcaattttcattggAGGAAATGACTTGTGCGCTTTGAACAGAGATGAAAGTTCTTCTCCGGAAAATTACGTAAAAACCTTGAAAGAGAGTCTTGACATTTTGCATGATCAG GTACCACGAGCGTTGGTGAATCTGATAGAAATTCTAGAAATTTATCTACTTCCTCAAGTACCTGATGGGTTTGGGGCTTCTCCTAGTTGCAAAGTGCTCCAGACCACTTTTTGCAACTACGTAGTGACAGCAAATGAAACAGAGACGGAACACAtacgaaaacaaaacaaattgtatCAG AGTCTTGCGCAAGACTTAATAGATAGCGGTGTATATGACACAAAAGACGATTTCAGCGTTGTTATTCAGCCATTCTTTCGAGATTCTGTGCTGCCTTATACagaa GACGGACAAGTTGATGCAACCTTTTTCGCTCCCGATTGCTTTCACTTTAGCTCAAAAGGACACGCAATGGGAGCATTGAATCTGTGGAATAACATG CTGGAACCCGTGGggcaaaaaacaacaaaatgggGCATCAAAAACTTAAAGTGCCCTACTGAG GAAGCCCCATATATATACACAAGCAAGAACAGCAGAGGAGAAGCAGGAATTAACAGACCATGTCTTATAAAGCTCTTTGTTTTTTGCTTCATAAGCATATGTTTGCAGCTGTGA
- the LOC143445870 gene encoding uncharacterized protein LOC143445870 has protein sequence MFKMGLAHRLSLVKGAVPSVYPIPVLNMLKRAEAAEKASLSSSSSNIDCKVIYQVPQKALTADKGIQCKLVEMQSTRSTQTDTPSEGSQTNSVTSSTSTSPARKRRKNCHKGACS, from the exons atgtttaaaatggGTCTTGCCCACAGACTGAGCCTTGTGAAAGGAGCTGTACCATCTGTATATCCTATACCAGTTTTAAATATGTTGAAAAGAGCTGAAGCAGCCGAAAAAGCTTCACTATCCAGCTCAAGTTCAAATATTGATTGTAAAGTTATTTATCAAGTTCCCCAGAAGGCCTTGACCGCTGACAAAGGAATTCAATGCAAATTGGTGGAAATGCAGTCAACTAGGTCAACCCAGACAGATACACCAAGTGAAG GGTCCCAAACAAACTCAGTTACTTCATCAACATCTACATCTCCTGCACGAAAAAGGAGGAAAAACTGTCATAAAGGTGCATGTAGTTGA
- the LOC143445869 gene encoding thrombin inhibitor hemalin-like, with the protein MLSTYYLILLCTFMTGSLCQPKDCHSCLQQVDIGNCDGIFPRWYFNTTTSQCQIFEYGGCGGNANNFLTLEQCKDKCSDLRLSFNPDCNQCPDSGPCEAAIKKWFFNAFTGRCEEFIYGGCLGNFNMFSNRWQCVWKCRYFYK; encoded by the exons ATGCTTTCTACCTATTATCTCATTCTTCTTTGTACTTTTATGACAG GTTCATTGTGCCAGCCAAAGGACTGCCATTCGTGTCTTCAACAGGTTGATATTGGAAATTGCGACGGAATCTTTCCAAGATG GTATTTCAACACAACAACGTCGCAGTGTCAAATATTTGAATACGGTGGTTGTGGTGGTAACGCCAATAATTTCTTAACCCTTGAACAATGTAAAGATAAATGCTCAG ATCTCAGATTGTCCTTTAACCCGGACTGCAATCAATGCCCTGACTCTGGTCCATGCGAGGCTGCAATTAAAAAGTG GTTCTTCAACGCCTTTACTGGTCGATGTGAAGAGTTCATTTATGGCGGCTGTCTCGGAAATTTCAACATGTTTAGCAATAGATGGCAATGTGTTTGGAAATGCCGATACTTTTATAAATGA